The Lates calcarifer isolate ASB-BC8 linkage group LG7_2, TLL_Latcal_v3, whole genome shotgun sequence DNA window aaaacaactaaaaatataaaaaaaaaataaaggtacTTGATGTGCACATTTAccttgtcagtgttttattattatattattggatCCTGAATGTTGATGTATTAACATTAGAGcaatattttaatattgtaGTTGGTTAGTTGGTTATGTCATATTTTATAACCTGataatatgttttgtatgtaaaatcttaattcaAAAGTAACTAGAAACTAGAGCTGTGATCTAAATGAACTCCCTTTCACTTTGGAGTCAAAGTATGAAGTATCAGAAAATGGACGTACTCAGTACTTGAATAAATGGTCTCACatactttccaccactgtttttACtccagttttgtatttttttctgtatctctgtcatttttctgtattttacttGTGTTTGAATAATGATAGtttagtaatgataataataattcctgTTATTTGGTACAAGAAGTTTGGTGACCTTATGTAATTGCTAATAAAACTTAGGTGGAAATACCTTTTGAGGTGTGCAGAGGCCATGTTtggttcatttatttgtgtgtctgctaTGGAAAGGTCGATCAACAGTCAATGAAGATTATACCAGAGCGGTTTGGGTGTAATATTACCCCCCATACGTAAGAGGGAATCATTGCAATTTGAATTATTGTAATAGTGTCATATGGAAATGAAACAATCAGCAACCAGAAAACTCTTCAAAATGTAGCATCagcaaaaaccaaacacagttACTGTAAACTTTGTTCATGTCAATGACAAAAATGAGGTTGAGTGTGTGATCTACCTGCCCTCATCTTTAGGCCGCTGGAAAGCCGTATTGTGATATGTGTCCATGGTGAAATACAGAAAAGACAAGTGACTATAGAGACAGTTTTGACGCCCCAAGAAACTGCCTCcagctacaacacacacacacacacacacactcagggaaGTGGGAATGAAACAGatatttctttcttctgctgTGATTGCTGAGGCTCGCCCATTTCATTCCTCTCCCCTCTCATTCTGCCCCAGATTGTTTCTCCTCTGGCAGAGAGATAGTGAGACTGAGATACCAGCACAGCGGGGCGAGAGAGACCACATCCATTGTGTTGCAGGTATCagaggtgcatgtgtgtgtgtgtactgctgcTCTGACCTGTTACACAATCTGGGTAGATTTCAGTGAAAGAGACATGGAAGAAGGACATTGTGGACAAGCGTTATTTACTTAATTTACTTACTTATTTATAGTTTTTTAGCCACCAGCATTGCCATCCCCAGAACCACTCAGCTGATCCTGTTTAAGTCTAGACTAAAATAATTCAACTGCTATTTGTtggattgccattaaatttgcCACAGACcatcccagaggatgaatccatACTGCCTTTAGCAACCCTCTGACTTTACTTGCAGTGCCACCATGAGCCTGGAAgctgtggttttgaatgaaatgtctcaGCATTTATCagattaatgttaatgttaatgctgCCTTCAGATAGTTGTACTGTACTGTTCAAATCAAGGTCATTGCACAGGGTGTGGTGGAGGTGAAAAGACAGAAGTCCTTTGTCATAATGGATTACAATGATTATCATCAGTCATCTGTATGTATGATTTATGTTCCTATTCAAACCATAGTTGCTAACTGTTATGTAATGATCTCCTGTTACTCTTCAACCTCTTTCCGCTTGACTTCTTCTTACTTCCCTccttgttgttttccttttcgaTCATTCCTGCACCCTCTGCTCCCAGctgtcctcttttctctgtctcttttctctatCCACATATCAGTTTACGGAGGTGTCCCACCCCCAGGGGACAgggtgtctctgtttttctctcccacaCATTGGTGTTGCATAACTGTGGTGACCTTCCAACTGACTACAGAAACTGTGTCCGAAGCCTATCTAATcctaatttacatttaaaggtCCTTTGTGGAGATTTTGACCACCGGTGGCACTGCAGAGCAATGTTTTCACAAGATGATGAGGGGTGATGTGATAACGAGCAGGACAATAATGTGCATTGACAGCTGGAAGTAGTGATGTGCCAGttacagaggaggaagaggagaaagacaatAAACGACAGTAAACAGCTCAGCTTATGAATCATTCAGTCTTTACCTGTTTTACATAAAGTAGGAAATGTATTCAGATGTgcttgtttaaaatgaaaacactctgAGGtacctttaatatttttttgctACTTGggagcagcagaacaagctgtaaacagttttataatgttttagcagacacagagcaacatcagcATCATGTAGAGTTGTGTATCTGGGCAGCTGGCAGTTAAACAGTATTGTAGGAAGCCACTGGTTTGTATTCATGTCACTTCAGCATAAAATCAACTTGATTTTCAAATCGTGGTGTAATGAATCGAAACAAATGGCTGCAGGAGAGGTAGGAGAAACTCAATTCAAAACTGCCACTGATCTGCAGATCTAAACATCAGTGAGCTTTTATGGAAAGTAAAGAAGTGTCCACCTCCTCCTGGACACAACACACAGCCTCAGTCAAGATTAGAAcaataatgtatttaaaataaatctgattttttaCAAAATTATAAGAATCCCAAAGcttgagtttttgtgtgtttgaatgcagtagctctctgattggttgttCATCCATTGATGCACATCTTGTCGGgcagctctctgattggctgtcagtGTAATGATGCAGGCATGAGTCATCATCTATTCTTAGCCGAAGAGGTGACATGGGGTTTTGACCTTTCATCGCCTTGGTGACCGCTGTGATGTCATCGCCTCTCGTCTTCATTCATTGTTGTCATCATCCTCTCCTGTCCCTCGCTGTCTCGTCTCCTCGAATCTGCTCAGGTCCGTTGTTATGACAGTTAGGAGGAGCAGTAACATCAGAGCACTGAGgtggaaaacacacagtttatgtgtgtgagtcgATGATGGGCTCACTCTCCACAACACTATCACCACCAGACAATCACCATTACACCTCACCTCATCTTTCTTACtccacctctgacctctgctgacTGCTAACGAGTGTATTCGCATTCACGCTCACTCATGACTGTGAATATAAATTCACACTTTTGAAATTAATGACCGCAGTCTTAAACAAGTGGTCAGGGCCGGCACAAGACTTTCTGAGGCTCGAAGCAGCCCCCGCTTCCCCCTCTagtcaccaccatcaccacaacCACCAAACTTATTCCCCCATTTAACCAGTGCCAATGGATCAGTACATGCGAGTATCATACACTTTGAAATCATATGAGTATACAGTTTGAGAAAGGCGGTGAATGAATGGCAGCCATGTGGTTGCTGGTAGCTGGGTGGAGGAGTGATATGTAATAAGTGGGGGGACGGAGAGTGAGCACAGTCAATTTTCCCATAATGTCTTTACAAGTGGCTGGAGATAGAGCAGCCTGCACAGTATACTGAGCAGCTCTTCCTTTCTCTGCTCCTTACTGACAAATACAATGCCAAAGGAGCCCAATGTTTTTCTTCCCCGTTATAGtctgtgttattttctgtcGCTCAATGtgttggttttctctctctctctctctctcgttatTTTCAGATGTCTCTCGCTGATCGTAAAGTTCAGAAGTTCAGAGTGAGAGTtgagaagagaagcagaaagacagaaacaactGTGTAGGATAACGCCAAGACTGTAATCAAAGCCAGCCTCGTTCTTTACACACTGTTACATCATCTACACACTCTTATAACAGGGCCAAGTTAAACTGTTCTACTTATCTGCTGATGGAGCTCAGTGACTGATTCATTGATTGGCTCGCAGAATTTCTGTGTTCTCGTATAAATTACACTTGACTACATCAAATTATAACAATCAACTCACGTGAGGATAATAAAGctgacagaaaagacaaaagtatgtggacacgAGAACATTACATCCATATGTAGGTTTAGTATCTTTGGCCTACAGACTGTGACAAGTCTGTACCAGATGAAATGACTGCACCGCCCTCTACTGGAGCATGAAACACATGACATTCAGTAAATATACTGAACCAAAATGCATGTATCAGACTCTAATGAGAGAAACATATTCTGCTTTTGCCTCAAGTTAGCTTATTGTATTTCTACCCTAAGatttctattttattgttttctaaaatgacttgatgtccatccaaaaGGGTCATCATGTGTCCCTGGGAGTGTATTTAGGCCACAAAAGAAGcagttttctctcctcattAACTGCCCTGGACTCTGATCCAGGCCTATTAAACTGTCTGCTGATTTTACAACTGCGGTGTTATGAgaacagacaacacacacacacacacacacacagttttctcagatgtcctgctgcagctgtagcTAGGGAATAGCTGTTTGTTGCCTGTCACCACTGCATGGTCTTAGACCGGGTCAGTTTCCTGGTCAGAGCGTGGCGAACCGTCAGCATGTAGGAGCGGCGGTCgggcagagggcgctgctgaTCCAACACCAGCCTGTCAGACATGAGAAGCAAAATATCATCAACAGGGAGGACATCTCCTGTTTGACACGCTCTGCTGCATATTTACTTAAagtgtattatttttttcagttagcATACAAGAAATCAACCTCCTTTGACAGTTTTACTCTCACAGGCAATTTTATAAAACATGTGGTGTCAGACATTGATTAAATTGTGACTGAATTTAAgattcacaaaaagaaaacaaaatgtctttttattttttgttttccaagCTCAGACTAGAGCTGTCTCATCGCCATCCATGATTTGTTTCAAAATTTCCAGCTGCGAGAAGTTCAATTTCCTTTGTGCATTGTACAGTGACCTCTGAATACATAAACAGTGAGTATGTGTCACTTTTTCAGCTAGAAAACTCAAACCTTGCAAAGAAAATGTAGCATGGACCTGGGATGCTTAAGCTTAtgttgtgtgtttaagtgttagAGTGCAGTCTGGgtatttaaaaatgattcagtgTTGTTGGTTGATGTCAAATATAACACGGCTAAAACACACCTAAtgagctgaaacacagctgCTTCCACAGCTGAAACAGCTTCAGCCACAGACAGCTCCCTGAAACCACACCtacacaaatgaaacacacatttgaatTAGCAAACGCAAATATAAGACATCAGTATTTATCTAATTAATTTACAGGTATATCTCTGTACTGTGACAACAATGTcaaaatgaacaataaaataaacaggtTTAGTTTAAAGTAGAACCATGCaaacccacatgcacacaaacctTAAATCCTTGGCCAGTCGCTGTCCTTCCTCTGTTGTCACCTCCCGCCCTATCTCCAAATCTGCCTTATTGGCTACTAGCACTGTGGGcacaactgacacacacacatacacacacacacacacacacacacacacacacacacacacacacacacacacacacacacacacacacacacacacacacacacacacacacacacacacacacacacacacacacacacacacagtgaggacaaTAAACCAAACTGATGATGCTATCTCAGAGGATGGTCTACCAAACATGGAATGTATGTCCACTccatctgtgcatgtgcatatgtgtgtgtgtgtgtgtgtgtgtgtgtgtaatgatgaCAATAGACAGATGTCAAACAGAGTATGAACAGAGACTCACTGCACTTTAAGAGCAAACACACTGTTCCTCTGCTGGTTCAGTGGTTCAACAGCTGTCGTCTAAGTTCTGTCTCATTTgtctttaagtcatttttacaCCTTTATATTTATGTTGTCAAACGAGTGGCATTAAACCCCCTAAGTGCAGGATTTGATTTGACTGCATCTGCTTGTAAACTTACAGAAAAAGACTGTGCGAGATAATGGGTGAATTAGTTCCCTACCCAGACTCTGTTTGGTCTGGTCGATGAGTTTCTTGAGTTGTGGGACCTCCAGGAAGCTGAGGCGGTGTGTGATGGAGTAAAGCAGCAGGAAACCATCAGCCCAGCGGATAGATGACTCCAAGGAGGCCACAGAGCTCTCCTGGAGAAGATAATATCTCATAAAGAAACCATGTGGGGAAAATACTGACTCATataaaaacattgttaaatttgtttaatttactACCACGAATAAAGTTGTTTTGAgtttagatgagaaaattgatactGCTCtcatgtgtttatgttgtaCATGCAGCTAAAATCATAATCATAAGTCATAAGTACAGACCAAAATTTACCTTACAAGCTATGTCCAAAATCTCCAGATCAACTGCTTCCTGGTCCACAACCCGACTGCACCTGTAGGTCACCTCTgttacagtaacacacacacatttaatcatCTTATGCAGTCAGCCAGAGGTTGAATGATGCAGTAATGTGGGTGATGCACCCAATTATTTTCTCCAGTGTTTATCAGaagaaacattttctgcagTCTTACCCTTTTTATGGTCGTATTCGCCAATGAAGCGCTTGGTTATGAAACGAACACACAGTGCTGGAGACAAAAACCAGACTTGGTGACTGGAGAGTGAACAGCCAAGAACAACAGACGCTCACTGActaatatttctctttttactgtacattcacacacatgaagCTTGATTTAGACACTTGCATCTGATCTGTTCATGTcatgttgtgtctttgtggcTGTGGCTTGGAGGATTATCCTCTTTGTAATGTTACCTGgtttatttaaacaaatgtgcaagtgctttctctgtgtttgggtGGAAAGAGTCTGGATGGgttcatgtttgtttgactCCTGTGTCTGGTGTTTGACGGTTCGTTGTATTTCCCTAATGCTGGACTCAttaaaaagttattaaaaggCCTGAGATTTCCGCAGCCTAAAGCATCAGAAATACATGTTGTCTTTCCAAAGGCAAGTTCCTGGTTACTCTGAATAACCCGCTGTGCCCTCAACTGTAAACATCTTTAACTAAAACTATGACAGAAGTTATCCTGTATAATGGGTGTATAAAATCAATCTGCTGTAAGTACAGGTGTCCAATACAAACTGTCTCCAAACATTTAAATGATGGTTTCACTGGTTTTAAGTGAATAATCTATGTAATCTTTGAGGTATAGTCATAATGTTAGAGCTTCAGTTTTCTCAGTCTTTCATTTTATGGTAGAGAAGCAGCCTAATATGTCACTCCCTCCAGACTGCTCCTATTAAATTATGCAAAAACGCCACAatgattaaaatataaaattaccTATGAATGAAAAGCATGATAGGTCATTTTGCAGCCTAG harbors:
- the zgc:110699 gene encoding ras-related and estrogen-regulated growth inhibitor isoform X2; the protein is MVPVKLLILGAQNTGKTALCVRFITKRFIGEYDHKKEVTYRCSRVVDQEAVDLEILDIACKESSVASLESSIRWADGFLLLYSITHRLSFLEVPQLKKLIDQTKQSLVVPTVLVANKADLEIGREVTTEEGQRLAKDLRCGFRELSVAEAVSAVEAAVFQLIRLVLDQQRPLPDRRSYMLTVRHALTRKLTRSKTMQW
- the zgc:110699 gene encoding ras-related and estrogen-regulated growth inhibitor isoform X1; translation: MVPVKLLILGAQNTGKTALCVRFITKRFIGEYDHKKEVTYRCSRVVDQEAVDLEILDIACKESSVASLESSIRWADGFLLLYSITHRLSFLEVPQLKKLIDQTKQSLGRELIHPLSRTVFFFVPTVLVANKADLEIGREVTTEEGQRLAKDLRCGFRELSVAEAVSAVEAAVFQLIRLVLDQQRPLPDRRSYMLTVRHALTRKLTRSKTMQW